Proteins encoded by one window of Vigna radiata var. radiata cultivar VC1973A chromosome 5, Vradiata_ver6, whole genome shotgun sequence:
- the LOC106761495 gene encoding uncharacterized protein LOC106761495 isoform X2 yields MDLSPQVDDCIKQTIDHCLGIPIPAETLEAKLRASQDSQWRLRECLRSVKSQLERKDRLINCFKSEASMNAQALKKFVEENHRLALECDKLVAQRCRLENECALYEKDREALMEFGNDADERAREAQSQVLDLQQDLLFMHNEVQKYKQNHELSSACPSEETNLLGSVLASLITRDDDSTYAYLQANSENESCKKLLNVWKGLSPSALSVLSLVAKVKSLEKDKEHLRTNLQKAEEEVKVLFNENNVLEKENKRLLRLNKGKNHPDSADKHTNSPSAKSNKRKSVSPRTNSPMRKFDLDDQDLARQPLSPLRHNSPDCRMRKK; encoded by the exons ATGGATCTGTCTCCACAAGTGGACGATTGCATTAAACAAACCATCGACCATTGCTTAGGGATTCCCATACCGGCGGAAACCCTAGAGGCCAAGCTTCGAGCTTCTCAAGACTCGCAGTGGCGTCTCCGTGAATGTCTGCGTTCAGTTAAATCCCAATTGGAGCGTAAAGACCGCCTCATCAACTGCTTCAAG TCTGAAGCGTCTATGAACGCGCAAGCTCTGAAGAAATTCGTGGAGGAGAATCATAGACTGGCACTGGAGTGTGATAAGTTGGTGGCCCAACGCTGTCGGTTGGAGAATGAGTGCGCGCTGTATGAAAAGGACAGGGAAGCGTTGATGGAATTTGGGAACGATGCTGATGAACGGGCACGGGAGGCGCAATCCCAGGTTCTCGATTTGCAACAAGATTTGCTCTTTATGCATAATGAAGTGCAGAAATATAAGCAGAATCATGAATTG TCTTCTGCGTGTCCGTCTGAAGAAACTAATTTACTCGGTTCTGTTTTGGCATCACTTATTACTAGAGATGACGATTCTACGTATGCATATTTACAAGCAAACAGTGAGAACGAGTCCTGTAAGAAGTTGCTGAATGTGTGGAAGGG CTTGAGTCCGTCTGCTCTGAGTGTTTTGTCACTTGTTGCTAAAGTGAAGTCACTTGAGAAGGACAAGGAGCATCTGAGAACTAACCTTCAGAAAGCGGAGGAGGAG GTCAAAGTActgtttaatgaaaataatgtattGGAAAAGGAGAACAAAAGGTTACTGAGGCTAAACAAGGGAAAGAACCATCCTGATTCTGCTGATAAACATACCAACAGTCCATCAGCCAAG TCTAACAAGAGAAAGTCTGTCAGTCCCAGGACAAATAGCCCAATGAGGAAGTTTGATTTGGACGATCAAGATTTAGCTAGACAACCTTTGTCTCCCTTACGACATAACTCCCCGGACTGTAGGATGCGTAAGAAGTAA
- the LOC106761495 gene encoding uncharacterized protein LOC106761495 isoform X1: protein MDLSPQVDDCIKQTIDHCLGIPIPAETLEAKLRASQDSQWRLRECLRSVKSQLERKDRLINCFKSEASMNAQALKKFVEENHRLALECDKLVAQRCRLENECALYEKDREALMEFGNDADERAREAQSQVLDLQQDLLFMHNEVQKYKQNHELVQSSACPSEETNLLGSVLASLITRDDDSTYAYLQANSENESCKKLLNVWKGLSPSALSVLSLVAKVKSLEKDKEHLRTNLQKAEEEVKVLFNENNVLEKENKRLLRLNKGKNHPDSADKHTNSPSAKSNKRKSVSPRTNSPMRKFDLDDQDLARQPLSPLRHNSPDCRMRKK from the exons ATGGATCTGTCTCCACAAGTGGACGATTGCATTAAACAAACCATCGACCATTGCTTAGGGATTCCCATACCGGCGGAAACCCTAGAGGCCAAGCTTCGAGCTTCTCAAGACTCGCAGTGGCGTCTCCGTGAATGTCTGCGTTCAGTTAAATCCCAATTGGAGCGTAAAGACCGCCTCATCAACTGCTTCAAG TCTGAAGCGTCTATGAACGCGCAAGCTCTGAAGAAATTCGTGGAGGAGAATCATAGACTGGCACTGGAGTGTGATAAGTTGGTGGCCCAACGCTGTCGGTTGGAGAATGAGTGCGCGCTGTATGAAAAGGACAGGGAAGCGTTGATGGAATTTGGGAACGATGCTGATGAACGGGCACGGGAGGCGCAATCCCAGGTTCTCGATTTGCAACAAGATTTGCTCTTTATGCATAATGAAGTGCAGAAATATAAGCAGAATCATGAATTG GTTCAGTCTTCTGCGTGTCCGTCTGAAGAAACTAATTTACTCGGTTCTGTTTTGGCATCACTTATTACTAGAGATGACGATTCTACGTATGCATATTTACAAGCAAACAGTGAGAACGAGTCCTGTAAGAAGTTGCTGAATGTGTGGAAGGG CTTGAGTCCGTCTGCTCTGAGTGTTTTGTCACTTGTTGCTAAAGTGAAGTCACTTGAGAAGGACAAGGAGCATCTGAGAACTAACCTTCAGAAAGCGGAGGAGGAG GTCAAAGTActgtttaatgaaaataatgtattGGAAAAGGAGAACAAAAGGTTACTGAGGCTAAACAAGGGAAAGAACCATCCTGATTCTGCTGATAAACATACCAACAGTCCATCAGCCAAG TCTAACAAGAGAAAGTCTGTCAGTCCCAGGACAAATAGCCCAATGAGGAAGTTTGATTTGGACGATCAAGATTTAGCTAGACAACCTTTGTCTCCCTTACGACATAACTCCCCGGACTGTAGGATGCGTAAGAAGTAA